From Flavobacterium arcticum, the proteins below share one genomic window:
- a CDS encoding DUF4301 family protein, translating to MEKNITKPNTSIVNIIIYAPTSTTASLVSEAIESEENLGNMAITRVLDIEKAMSKKNKFADHKIIVIATPVIEDDKTKELIALLDRNNSNYITIIADGDMLALNAKKAINDLKKAISLGFTIKDYTDIYNRGISIEKIENQINTFINGINKITLKKPAVINDGIFKLPKKSAEDYAAYFESKKDNFKLTKFVPASGAATRMFKFLNEFMVCFNPEEDTINAYINRKKDTALNTFLVGLDKFPFFNAIVDVVKENPNYNDWSKSTRAYNFIKTMLQDERFDFANKPKGILPFHQYDGFIATPVCEHLKESVAYSESQKKSNVHFTISEEHLDGFLDAITTSKNAVEKESGTSIDFSFSYQHKKTDTLAVDMNNVPFREDNGAILFRPGGHGALIENLNNLEADIVFVKNIDNVSHNNIETISLYKKALAGSLIELQEQLFIYLHRIDEGNVSEEEEVKEIFEFAKKQLSQHIPADVSKFTHENRVEYARQLLNRPIRVCGMVKNEGEPGGGPFWVEEEKGKLSLQIVESSQIDMKNANQKLILSQSTHFNPVDLVCGLKNYKGEYFNLNEYVDENTGFIVTKNRLGKDVKSYELPGLWNGAMAGWITVFAEVPLDTFSPVKTVNDLLKPAHQPQ from the coding sequence ATGGAAAAGAACATTACAAAACCAAATACAAGCATCGTAAATATTATTATTTATGCCCCAACCAGCACAACTGCTAGTTTAGTTTCAGAAGCTATTGAATCAGAAGAAAATCTAGGTAATATGGCAATAACTAGAGTACTAGACATTGAGAAAGCAATGTCTAAAAAAAATAAATTTGCCGACCATAAAATAATAGTTATAGCTACACCAGTTATAGAAGACGATAAAACAAAAGAACTTATTGCTCTTTTAGATAGAAACAATAGTAATTATATTACAATTATAGCAGATGGAGATATGCTTGCATTAAATGCAAAGAAAGCTATTAACGATCTTAAAAAAGCAATATCCCTTGGCTTTACTATAAAAGATTATACAGATATTTATAATAGAGGTATAAGTATAGAGAAAATAGAAAACCAAATAAATACTTTTATAAATGGCATTAATAAAATAACCCTAAAAAAGCCTGCTGTTATAAACGATGGTATTTTTAAATTACCCAAAAAATCGGCAGAAGACTACGCGGCTTATTTTGAAAGTAAAAAAGACAATTTTAAACTTACCAAGTTTGTACCCGCATCGGGGGCAGCTACCCGTATGTTTAAATTCTTAAACGAATTCATGGTATGTTTTAACCCTGAAGAAGATACTATAAACGCTTATATAAACAGAAAAAAAGACACTGCACTTAATACTTTTTTGGTAGGGTTAGATAAATTTCCGTTTTTCAATGCTATAGTAGATGTCGTAAAAGAAAATCCTAATTATAACGATTGGAGCAAAAGCACACGTGCTTACAACTTTATAAAGACGATGTTGCAAGACGAAAGGTTTGACTTTGCTAACAAACCAAAAGGTATACTCCCTTTCCATCAATATGATGGTTTCATTGCCACTCCAGTATGCGAACACCTTAAAGAAAGTGTTGCTTATAGCGAGTCGCAAAAAAAGAGTAATGTACATTTCACGATATCCGAAGAACATCTAGATGGTTTTCTAGATGCTATAACAACATCAAAAAATGCTGTAGAAAAAGAATCAGGCACAAGTATTGATTTTAGTTTCTCGTATCAACATAAAAAAACCGACACCCTTGCTGTAGACATGAACAATGTACCGTTTAGAGAAGATAACGGTGCTATATTATTTAGACCCGGTGGGCATGGGGCACTAATAGAAAACCTCAACAACCTTGAGGCTGATATTGTTTTTGTAAAAAACATAGACAACGTAAGTCATAACAATATAGAAACAATATCACTATACAAAAAAGCATTAGCAGGTAGTTTAATAGAGCTACAAGAACAACTATTTATTTACCTACATCGCATAGACGAAGGCAATGTTAGTGAAGAAGAAGAAGTAAAAGAAATATTTGAGTTTGCTAAAAAACAACTTTCGCAACATATACCTGCCGATGTATCGAAATTCACGCATGAAAACAGGGTAGAATATGCGCGCCAACTGCTTAATCGCCCTATACGAGTATGTGGTATGGTAAAAAATGAAGGCGAACCTGGAGGCGGTCCGTTTTGGGTAGAGGAAGAAAAAGGAAAGCTATCGCTACAAATTGTAGAAAGTTCGCAAATAGACATGAAAAATGCCAACCAAAAACTAATTTTATCACAATCGACACACTTTAACCCCGTTGATCTTGTGTGCGGATTAAAAAATTATAAAGGCGAATATTTTAACCTTAACGAATATGTAGACGAAAACACAGGTTTTATAGTAACTAAAAACCGTTTGGGTAAAGATGTAAAATCATACGAATTACCTGGGTTATGGAATGGTGCTATGGCAGGATGGATAACTGTTTTTGCCGAAGTACCTTTAGATACGTTTAGCCCTGTAAAAACCGTAAACGATTTATTAAAACCGGCACACCAGCCACAATAA
- the greA gene encoding transcription elongation factor GreA has product MSTVSYYTAEGLKKLRDELDQLKSIERPKASQAIAEARDKGDLSENAEYDAAKEAQGLLEMKISKMEEVLSNARLIDESQLDLTKALVLSTVKIKNQANGMEMTYTLVAESEADLKTGKISVTSPIGKGLLGKSVGEVAEINVPNGVLKFEVLEISRA; this is encoded by the coding sequence ATGAGTACAGTATCTTATTACACAGCAGAAGGATTAAAAAAGTTAAGAGATGAGCTGGATCAGCTAAAAAGCATAGAACGCCCAAAAGCTTCTCAGGCTATAGCCGAGGCGAGAGATAAAGGAGATTTATCTGAAAATGCAGAATATGATGCTGCAAAAGAAGCTCAGGGATTATTAGAAATGAAAATTTCTAAAATGGAAGAGGTACTCTCTAATGCAAGACTTATAGATGAGTCGCAACTTGACCTGACTAAAGCTTTAGTACTATCTACCGTGAAAATTAAAAACCAAGCCAACGGCATGGAAATGACCTATACGCTAGTTGCAGAAAGTGAAGCTGACCTTAAGACAGGTAAAATATCAGTTACATCACCTATAGGCAAAGGACTTTTAGGAAAATCTGTAGGAGAGGTTGCCGAAATTAATGTTCCCAATGGTGTTTTAAAATTTGAAGTGCTTGAAATATCAAGAGCATAA
- a CDS encoding SRPBCC family protein, with amino-acid sequence MPVIKIETYIAADIQVVFNLSQSIDLHLVSASQTNEKAIAGKTTGLIGLGESVTWQARHFGINQRLSIVIAEFEEPYYFADEMTKGAFAAMRHEHTFKQIGDKVLMTDVFKYKSPLGILGKLADVLFLERYMRKFLMKRNRVLKEIAEDPNKYKKILPLYSGRIT; translated from the coding sequence ATGCCTGTTATAAAAATAGAAACCTACATCGCTGCTGATATACAGGTTGTTTTTAATCTTTCGCAGAGTATAGATCTACATTTGGTTTCAGCTTCACAAACGAATGAAAAGGCGATTGCAGGAAAAACTACAGGGCTGATAGGTCTTGGAGAGAGTGTTACTTGGCAAGCCCGACATTTTGGGATTAATCAGAGGCTTAGTATTGTTATAGCTGAATTTGAAGAACCGTATTATTTTGCAGATGAAATGACAAAAGGTGCTTTTGCAGCTATGCGTCATGAGCACACCTTTAAACAAATAGGGGATAAAGTGCTAATGACTGATGTGTTTAAGTACAAAAGTCCTTTGGGAATTTTAGGTAAACTTGCCGATGTATTATTCCTAGAACGCTATATGCGTAAATTTTTAATGAAACGAAATAGGGTACTTAAAGAAATTGCTGAAGACCCAAATAAGTATAAAAAAATCCTGCCACTGTACAGTGGCAGGATAACTTAA
- a CDS encoding sensor histidine kinase: MQFSDKRSIIRSVIIVSSFLIVILILWNTYYLFQLFKDEERMKMELWSSATEAIFSPTEDKALETLNSITNNNTTIPIILTDARGVIQKSKNIDPAILDGNIVKDSIQAYKLLEKFKADNNRLTVEYLPGEVQYVYYGNSTLLNVLKYYPMALALIIVLFGAVVYNFYRATKAGAQNRLWAGMAKETAHQIGTPLSSLLGWIEIMKIDNVDETTVTEVEKDVSRLQTIAERFSKIGSEPVLEERDIIAETEKSFDYLKARASKQVVFNFSAPDYPVMAMLNPELHSWTIENLVKNAIDAMKGKGSLDVIIEDREKYIKIKVCDSGKGMAKGQFKKVFEPGFTTKKRGWGLGLSLTKRIVEEYHKGKIKVLSSEVGKGTIMQASFPKK; encoded by the coding sequence ATGCAATTTTCAGATAAAAGGAGCATTATCCGTTCGGTAATTATAGTTAGCTCATTCCTTATTGTTATCCTTATTTTATGGAATACCTACTACCTTTTTCAGTTGTTTAAAGATGAAGAGCGAATGAAAATGGAGCTTTGGTCTAGTGCTACAGAGGCTATATTTAGTCCTACTGAAGATAAAGCGCTAGAGACGCTTAACAGTATTACTAATAACAATACTACTATACCTATTATCTTGACCGATGCTAGAGGAGTAATACAAAAGTCGAAAAATATTGATCCTGCTATTTTAGATGGTAATATTGTTAAAGACTCTATCCAAGCATACAAACTACTAGAAAAATTTAAGGCAGATAACAATAGACTTACGGTAGAATATTTGCCAGGCGAAGTACAGTATGTTTATTATGGTAATTCTACATTATTGAATGTGCTTAAATATTACCCTATGGCTCTTGCGCTTATTATTGTGCTTTTTGGAGCTGTAGTATATAACTTTTACAGAGCAACAAAAGCAGGGGCACAAAATAGGCTCTGGGCAGGTATGGCAAAAGAGACAGCCCACCAGATAGGCACACCATTATCATCATTGCTAGGGTGGATAGAGATAATGAAAATAGATAATGTAGATGAAACGACCGTAACAGAAGTAGAAAAGGATGTAAGTCGCTTGCAAACTATTGCCGAGCGTTTTTCTAAAATAGGTTCAGAGCCTGTACTAGAAGAGCGCGATATTATAGCAGAAACAGAAAAATCTTTTGATTACTTAAAAGCAAGAGCATCTAAACAGGTTGTGTTTAACTTCTCGGCACCCGACTATCCTGTCATGGCAATGCTTAACCCTGAATTGCATAGTTGGACAATAGAAAACTTAGTGAAAAATGCCATAGATGCTATGAAGGGCAAGGGTAGTTTAGATGTAATTATAGAAGATCGCGAAAAATATATAAAAATTAAAGTTTGCGACTCTGGTAAGGGTATGGCAAAAGGGCAATTTAAAAAAGTTTTTGAACCTGGTTTTACTACCAAGAAAAGAGGGTGGGGGCTTGGGCTATCGTTAACCAAGCGTATTGTAGAAGAATACCATAAAGGTAAAATAAAAGTATTAAGCTCCGAAGTAGGTAAGGGTACTATTATGCAGGCAAGTTTTCCTAAAAAGTAA
- a CDS encoding Rieske (2Fe-2S) protein, with product MDLPLYTNLQFTANPVYIDQAGVGITGIFVMNTGSGYVAYESTCPNQEIASCSAMTLNGIMAVCPCDESEYSLFNGQSEGKEYPLKQYRVDVINPSLIRVSN from the coding sequence ATGGATTTACCGTTGTATACTAATTTACAGTTTACGGCAAACCCTGTTTATATAGATCAGGCTGGAGTGGGTATTACTGGAATTTTTGTTATGAATACAGGAAGTGGTTATGTGGCTTATGAGTCTACTTGTCCGAATCAAGAAATAGCATCATGTTCTGCAATGACGCTGAATGGTATTATGGCGGTATGCCCTTGTGATGAATCGGAGTATAGTCTTTTTAATGGGCAGAGCGAAGGAAAAGAATATCCTTTAAAACAGTATAGGGTAGATGTTATCAATCCTAGCTTGATACGTGTTTCTAACTAA
- a CDS encoding TonB-dependent receptor: MKLLFNHFNRKKKNIFPLALSFFAMGAMAQTVPEQQQDSTKAPDYKLEEVLLQAVRVTAQTPVTFSNISKEEIAPRNLGQDIPLLLNFLPSVVTTSDAGNGIGYTGIRVRGADASRVNVTLNGIPYNDAESHGSFWVNMPDFASSVENIQLQRGVGTSTNGAGAFGASLNLLTDGYSNESSGEISNSFGSFNSRKHTVKFSTGLMNDRFEIAGRLSNIASDGYLDRAESDLKSYFLQGTYVYGSTLIKALVFGGKERTYQAWNGIDKATLDSDRRFNSSGIYTDIEGNIRYYKDEVDNYQQDHYQLHWNEKLNNNWNTNIALHYTRGKGYYENYRDNVPVAGYPGIGATEMVDYYGEIAPGSDLITRKWLDNDFYGTTFSANYKNNGLDVVFGGAWNKYEGAHFGNIIWARNSAGVQPYDKYYDNDAEKTDFNVFAKANYNLTSKFSLFGDMQYRTVNYNASNVLEDASAPIPVDDTFNFFNPKAGLTYIANDNNSIYFSYARANKEPRRTDYESGSVKPESLNDFELGWRYKSGRNQLTINGYYMQYKDQLVLTGALNDVGSPIYANSGDSYRMGLEAEATLFLTDKWVLRPNVALSDNKNVDFYNEGDSGPENLGNTEIAFSPSIIAGNQLIYIPTKNFQVALLSKFVGEQFMDNYESSNSKLDSYFVSDLNISYEIKTKSIFKGIVLNGLVNNIFDEEYVSNGYMYGDPYYYPQAGINFLVGATLKF, translated from the coding sequence ATGAAACTTTTATTCAATCATTTCAACAGGAAAAAGAAAAACATTTTCCCGTTAGCTTTAAGCTTTTTTGCAATGGGTGCTATGGCACAAACAGTACCAGAGCAACAACAAGACTCTACAAAAGCACCAGACTACAAACTAGAAGAAGTATTGCTACAAGCAGTACGAGTAACGGCACAAACACCTGTAACATTTAGCAACATTAGTAAGGAAGAAATTGCTCCTCGTAACTTAGGGCAAGACATACCCTTATTGCTTAACTTTTTACCATCTGTAGTTACCACTTCAGATGCTGGTAATGGTATAGGTTATACAGGCATACGAGTACGTGGTGCCGATGCTAGCCGTGTAAACGTTACTCTAAACGGTATACCGTATAACGATGCAGAGTCGCACGGGTCATTTTGGGTAAACATGCCCGATTTTGCCTCGTCTGTAGAGAATATACAGCTACAACGTGGTGTAGGTACATCTACTAACGGAGCAGGTGCATTTGGCGCAAGCCTTAACTTGCTTACCGATGGGTATAGCAATGAATCTAGCGGAGAAATCTCTAACTCTTTTGGTAGTTTTAACTCTCGCAAGCATACCGTAAAATTCAGCACAGGGTTAATGAACGATCGTTTTGAAATAGCAGGACGACTATCTAACATTGCATCTGACGGGTATCTTGATAGAGCAGAATCTGACCTAAAATCGTACTTCTTGCAAGGAACATATGTATATGGTTCTACCTTAATAAAAGCCTTAGTATTTGGTGGTAAAGAACGTACCTACCAAGCATGGAATGGTATAGACAAAGCTACTTTAGATAGTGATCGTCGTTTTAACTCATCAGGAATTTATACTGATATTGAGGGTAATATACGCTATTATAAGGATGAGGTTGATAACTACCAGCAAGACCATTACCAATTGCATTGGAATGAAAAACTGAATAATAACTGGAATACTAATATTGCTCTGCATTATACTAGAGGTAAAGGCTATTATGAAAACTACCGTGATAATGTACCTGTGGCAGGATACCCTGGCATTGGGGCTACAGAGATGGTAGACTATTATGGCGAGATTGCTCCAGGATCTGACCTAATTACACGCAAGTGGCTAGACAATGATTTTTATGGTACTACTTTCTCTGCTAACTATAAAAATAACGGTTTAGATGTTGTATTTGGTGGTGCATGGAACAAGTATGAAGGCGCACACTTTGGCAACATTATTTGGGCAAGAAACTCGGCAGGTGTACAACCATACGACAAGTATTATGATAATGATGCAGAGAAAACAGACTTTAATGTATTTGCAAAAGCTAATTATAACTTAACCTCTAAATTTAGCCTATTTGGAGATATGCAGTACCGTACTGTAAACTATAATGCTAGTAATGTACTAGAAGATGCTTCTGCACCAATACCTGTAGATGATACTTTTAACTTTTTTAACCCAAAAGCAGGTCTTACTTATATAGCTAACGATAATAACAGTATTTATTTCTCTTATGCTCGTGCTAACAAAGAACCTCGCCGTACTGATTATGAAAGTGGAAGTGTTAAACCAGAAAGCCTTAATGATTTTGAGCTAGGTTGGCGTTATAAATCAGGTAGAAACCAACTGACCATAAATGGATATTATATGCAATATAAAGATCAGTTGGTACTAACAGGTGCGCTTAACGATGTAGGTTCGCCTATATATGCAAATAGTGGCGATAGCTACAGAATGGGACTAGAAGCCGAAGCTACTTTATTTCTTACAGACAAATGGGTACTGCGCCCTAATGTGGCACTAAGTGATAATAAAAATGTAGATTTTTATAACGAAGGTGATAGTGGGCCTGAAAACTTAGGTAATACCGAAATTGCTTTTTCTCCAAGCATTATAGCAGGTAACCAATTAATATATATACCTACTAAAAACTTTCAAGTAGCACTATTGTCAAAATTTGTAGGCGAACAGTTTATGGATAACTACGAATCGAGCAACTCAAAACTAGACAGTTATTTTGTGAGCGACTTAAACATCTCTTACGAAATTAAAACAAAATCGATATTTAAAGGTATTGTGCTTAACGGGCTAGTAAACAATATTTTTGATGAAGAGTATGTGTCTAACGGTTATATGTATGGCGACCCATACTACTACCCACAAGCTGGCATCAACTTTTTAGTAGGTGCAACACTTAAATTTTAA
- the pnuC gene encoding nicotinamide riboside transporter PnuC — MNEILDFLFSQYKDYSTLNICLEAIASVFGALSVVYSARNSILVYPTGIVSTVIFTYMFLQWDLYGDVIISFYYFIMSIYGWMLWSRKDKQDDKLLEINQMTAKDVAKCIQIFIVSVIFVAIVFIYNNKFTYWWAYVDTFTTGLCFVGMWLLAKRKIENWIFLIIADIIAIPLLFYKGATVTSIFYIFLTIVAFIGYFSWKRTLQNQIQAS; from the coding sequence ATGAACGAAATTTTAGATTTTCTTTTTAGTCAATATAAAGACTATAGCACCCTAAACATTTGTCTAGAGGCAATAGCCTCAGTATTCGGCGCTTTAAGTGTTGTTTATTCTGCCCGCAATAGTATTCTTGTTTACCCAACAGGAATTGTAAGCACTGTTATTTTTACCTATATGTTTCTTCAATGGGATTTATATGGCGATGTAATCATTAGTTTCTATTATTTTATTATGAGTATCTATGGATGGATGCTATGGAGTAGAAAAGACAAGCAGGATGACAAGCTTCTAGAAATAAATCAAATGACTGCAAAAGACGTAGCCAAATGCATACAAATTTTTATAGTTTCTGTTATATTTGTAGCAATTGTATTTATTTATAACAATAAGTTTACATATTGGTGGGCTTATGTAGATACTTTTACAACGGGACTCTGCTTTGTAGGTATGTGGCTTTTGGCAAAACGAAAAATTGAGAATTGGATTTTCTTAATAATTGCCGATATAATTGCAATACCTCTTTTGTTCTACAAAGGAGCAACAGTTACCAGCATATTTTATATATTTTTAACTATTGTTGCATTTATAGGCTATTTTTCATGGAAAAGAACATTACAAAACCAAATACAAGCATCGTAA
- a CDS encoding HIT family protein — protein MSSIFTKIVNGEIPAYKIAEDDNFLAFLDVNPNAKGHTLCIPKKEINKIFDMDEALYLGLMQFSYKVANAIEKTVPCKRVGMAVVGLEVPHVHVHLIPLNEMDEMRFIDKVKLEKEEFETIAASISKNM, from the coding sequence ATGAGCTCTATATTCACAAAAATTGTAAACGGCGAAATACCTGCATATAAAATAGCAGAAGATGATAACTTCTTGGCTTTTTTAGATGTTAACCCTAATGCAAAAGGGCACACGTTGTGTATTCCTAAAAAGGAAATAAACAAAATTTTTGACATGGACGAAGCACTGTATCTTGGATTGATGCAGTTTAGCTATAAAGTAGCTAATGCTATAGAAAAAACAGTTCCCTGTAAACGTGTAGGCATGGCTGTTGTAGGACTAGAAGTACCACATGTACACGTACACCTCATACCGCTTAACGAAATGGATGAAATGCGATTCATTGATAAAGTAAAACTGGAAAAAGAAGAGTTTGAAACAATAGCAGCTAGTATTAGCAAAAACATGTAG
- a CDS encoding 4'-phosphopantetheinyl transferase family protein produces the protein MPLYKFVTLNDDTQLLVWKITESHDALFEQVRLKDVCLTRVDGMKSEQHRRGFLSVRMLLQEAGYTDFDLYYTDDGKPHLKNGKNISITHSHQFSAIIISSRNVGIDIEMQREKIMKIACKFCNSEFSYLQPERKDHYIKMLTAIWGVKEALFKMISLPGISFKNHIDVDAFMLNDANGTATVTFEKMNTNYTFLFEEIEGFTLVYSFEATNI, from the coding sequence ATGCCTCTATATAAATTTGTTACCCTAAATGATGACACACAACTACTGGTCTGGAAAATTACCGAAAGCCACGATGCACTTTTTGAGCAAGTACGTCTAAAAGATGTTTGTTTAACCCGTGTAGATGGTATGAAAAGTGAACAACATCGCAGAGGTTTCTTAAGTGTTAGAATGTTATTACAAGAAGCTGGATATACTGATTTTGATCTTTATTATACCGATGATGGCAAACCACATCTTAAAAATGGTAAAAATATATCTATTACTCACTCTCATCAGTTTTCGGCAATTATAATAAGCTCACGAAATGTGGGTATTGATATAGAAATGCAGCGCGAAAAAATAATGAAGATTGCCTGTAAATTTTGTAATTCGGAGTTTAGCTACCTACAACCTGAACGAAAAGACCATTATATAAAAATGCTTACCGCAATATGGGGCGTAAAGGAAGCCTTGTTTAAAATGATATCATTACCAGGTATTAGTTTTAAAAACCACATTGATGTTGATGCATTTATGCTTAACGATGCTAACGGCACGGCAACTGTAACTTTTGAAAAAATGAATACTAACTATACTTTTTTATTTGAAGAAATAGAAGGCTTTACTTTAGTGTATAGTTTTGAAGCAACCAATATATAA
- the arfB gene encoding alternative ribosome rescue aminoacyl-tRNA hydrolase ArfB: MNKELIIQELDFKAVRSSGAGGQNVNKVASKVVLNFNIQESKALTEEEKLLATTNLANRLTNEGILILNCDEDRSQIRNKDIVIKRFIQIMDGALVVPKIRKPTRIPKSVIKKRLKNKKNLSEKKQLRKPPEH; the protein is encoded by the coding sequence ATGAACAAAGAGCTCATTATACAAGAACTTGACTTTAAAGCAGTACGCAGTAGCGGTGCAGGCGGACAAAATGTAAACAAAGTAGCCAGCAAAGTAGTACTTAACTTTAACATACAAGAATCTAAAGCTTTAACAGAAGAGGAGAAATTATTAGCAACTACAAACCTTGCTAATAGGTTAACAAACGAAGGTATATTAATCCTGAATTGTGACGAAGACCGTAGCCAAATACGCAATAAAGACATTGTTATTAAGCGTTTCATCCAGATAATGGATGGCGCACTTGTAGTACCCAAAATTAGAAAGCCAACACGAATACCAAAATCGGTTATCAAAAAACGACTTAAAAATAAAAAGAACCTTTCTGAGAAAAAACAGTTGCGCAAACCACCCGAACATTAA